From the Rhodoferax mekongensis genome, one window contains:
- a CDS encoding GNAT family N-acetyltransferase — MDIRIDDLQGAAIAALLQVHLDSMHQHSPPESVHALDLDALRHPSITFWTAWEGEVLLGCGALKTHSATHAELKSMRTAAGHERKGVARALLRHMETAARAKGVQHISLETGTNAPFFPAHRLYESEGFVECGPFAEYQIDPWSRFMTKALV; from the coding sequence ATGGACATTCGCATCGATGACCTTCAGGGGGCGGCCATTGCAGCCCTTCTGCAAGTGCACCTGGATTCGATGCACCAGCACTCGCCACCGGAGAGCGTGCATGCCCTCGATCTGGATGCCTTGCGTCACCCGTCCATCACCTTTTGGACGGCGTGGGAGGGTGAAGTGCTGCTGGGCTGCGGCGCGCTCAAAACGCACAGCGCCACCCACGCAGAGCTCAAGTCCATGCGCACCGCCGCGGGCCATGAACGGAAAGGGGTTGCGCGCGCCCTGCTGCGGCACATGGAAACCGCGGCACGCGCAAAAGGTGTGCAGCACATCAGCTTGGAAACCGGCACCAACGCCCCGTTCTTCCCGGCCCACAGACTCTATGAAAGCGAAGGCTTTGTAGAGTGCGGCCCGTTTGCCGAGTACCAGATAGACCCCTGGAGCCGGTTCATGACAAAGGCCCTCGTCTAA
- a CDS encoding type II toxin-antitoxin system death-on-curing family toxin has protein sequence MSAPGRTWRWIASEVLYAVHEEQLAEHGGLAGLRDANALESAVARPVQLSHYGTPDIAELAAAYGFGIARNHPFSDGNKRTAFVAVELFLALNGYELMADDSDCILTMLRVAAGDMEEAVFANWIRTHIEAG, from the coding sequence ATGAGTGCGCCTGGTCGCACTTGGCGCTGGATTGCCAGCGAGGTCCTGTACGCCGTCCATGAGGAGCAATTGGCCGAGCATGGCGGCTTGGCCGGACTGCGTGACGCGAACGCCTTGGAATCGGCGGTCGCCCGTCCCGTGCAGTTGTCTCACTATGGCACGCCTGACATCGCCGAGTTGGCCGCAGCCTATGGTTTTGGCATTGCGCGCAACCATCCGTTTAGCGATGGCAACAAACGCACGGCCTTTGTCGCCGTCGAGTTGTTTTTGGCCTTGAATGGGTACGAATTGATGGCGGACGACTCGGACTGCATCTTGACCATGCTCAGAGTTGCAGCCGGTGACATGGAAGAGGCTGTTTTTGCGAATTGGATTCGTACGCATATAGAAGCGGGTTAG
- a CDS encoding AbrB/MazE/SpoVT family DNA-binding domain-containing protein, whose product MSAVKLTQIGNSVGVILPKEVLARLKVEKGDTLFMSEAANGVTLSTYDPEFEAQMTEARRIMKKRRAVLHELAK is encoded by the coding sequence ATGTCCGCAGTCAAACTCACACAAATTGGAAACTCAGTGGGCGTTATCTTGCCCAAAGAAGTGTTGGCACGGCTGAAGGTGGAGAAGGGTGACACCCTTTTCATGAGCGAGGCTGCCAACGGCGTGACGCTATCCACGTACGACCCTGAGTTTGAGGCACAGATGACGGAAGCCCGGCGCATCATGAAAAAGCGGCGCGCTGTTTTGCATGAGCTGGCCAAATGA
- the ureE gene encoding urease accessory protein UreE, giving the protein MLQVSKCIPQGQGLAPVLVKRAVTVELDWDVRQKSRFDATDSQGRQIGVFLPRGTVVRGGDVLVAEDGSLIVAKAAPQAVLKITHCRNHGTPFDLIRAAYHLGNRHVPIELQPDHLKIEPDHVLADMLRAMHLIVNAVDEAFEPENGAYATGGHHGGHHHGHDHHDHGHDHGHSHAGHSHDHAPQQAATLRGIPVAVQAKPHVHGPDCNHGHDHGHHHGDQ; this is encoded by the coding sequence ATGCTCCAAGTCTCCAAATGCATTCCCCAAGGCCAAGGCCTGGCACCGGTCCTCGTCAAGCGCGCCGTCACCGTCGAGCTGGATTGGGACGTGCGCCAGAAAAGCCGTTTTGATGCCACCGACAGCCAAGGCCGCCAGATCGGCGTGTTTCTGCCCCGTGGCACCGTCGTGCGCGGTGGCGACGTGCTGGTGGCCGAAGACGGCTCGCTCATCGTCGCCAAAGCCGCACCGCAAGCGGTGCTGAAGATCACCCACTGCCGCAATCACGGCACACCCTTCGACCTGATCCGTGCGGCCTACCACCTTGGCAATCGCCATGTACCCATCGAGTTGCAGCCCGACCACCTGAAGATTGAGCCTGACCACGTGCTGGCCGACATGCTGCGCGCCATGCACCTGATCGTGAATGCGGTGGACGAGGCGTTTGAGCCCGAGAACGGTGCCTACGCCACCGGTGGACACCACGGCGGCCATCACCACGGACACGATCACCACGACCATGGCCATGACCACGGGCATTCCCACGCCGGCCACAGCCATGATCACGCACCCCAGCAGGCAGCGACTTTGCGTGGCATTCCGGTGGCAGTGCAAGCCAAACCGCATGTGCATGGCCCGGACTGCAACCATGGTCACGACCATGGCCACCACCACGGCGACCAATAA
- a CDS encoding urease accessory protein UreF, with amino-acid sequence MLDSSLMQLMWLASPALPIGGFSYSECLEAAVDTARAATESEASVWLVDQLHMTLARSELPAVAQAISAWRADDQPRIAELNAWVLQTRESAELRAQTEQMGKSLLEWLKNHTTATPAQIALLAAQEPTYPIAFALAASATQAPVRECLLAFAFGWAENMMQAAIKAVPLGQSAGQRILSALTAEIPFAVDYALSVSDDTRQAFSPMLAILSSQHEVQYSRLFRS; translated from the coding sequence ATGCTCGACAGCAGCCTGATGCAGCTCATGTGGCTGGCCTCCCCGGCCTTGCCGATTGGCGGCTTTTCATACTCCGAATGCCTGGAGGCGGCCGTGGATACTGCGCGAGCCGCTACAGAAAGCGAAGCATCCGTGTGGCTGGTCGACCAACTGCACATGACGCTGGCCCGCTCGGAGCTGCCAGCGGTGGCCCAAGCCATTTCCGCCTGGCGCGCAGACGACCAGCCCCGCATTGCCGAGCTGAATGCCTGGGTGCTGCAGACCCGCGAGAGCGCAGAGCTGCGGGCGCAAACCGAGCAAATGGGCAAGAGCCTGCTGGAATGGCTGAAGAACCACACCACGGCCACGCCCGCACAAATCGCCCTGCTCGCCGCGCAGGAACCCACCTACCCCATCGCATTCGCGCTGGCCGCAAGCGCTACACAGGCCCCAGTGCGCGAATGCCTGCTGGCCTTTGCCTTCGGCTGGGCCGAGAACATGATGCAGGCCGCCATCAAAGCCGTGCCGCTGGGCCAGAGTGCCGGGCAGCGCATCCTGTCCGCGCTGACCGCCGAGATTCCTTTCGCTGTCGATTACGCCCTGAGCGTGAGCGACGACACCCGCCAAGCCTTCAGCCCCATGCTGGCCATCCTGAGCAGCCAGCATGAGGTGCAGTATTCAAGGCTTTTCCGCTCCTAG
- the ureG gene encoding urease accessory protein UreG: MSALHHIANRTKTLPPLRVGIGGPVGSGKTTLLEMLCKAMRDQYDLVAITNDIYTKEDQRLLTVSGALPAERIMGVETGGCPHTAIREDCSINLEAIDRMLVDFPNADIVFVESGGDNLAATFSPELSDLTIYVIDVAAGEKIPRKGGPGITKSDLFVINKTDLAPHVGANLDVMRADTERMRNTPKGMKPFAMTNLKDLTGLKEVIAFIETKGMLKAG; this comes from the coding sequence ATGTCCGCACTTCACCACATCGCCAACCGTACCAAGACCCTGCCGCCCCTGCGCGTGGGCATAGGCGGCCCCGTCGGCTCCGGCAAAACCACCCTGCTGGAAATGCTGTGCAAGGCCATGCGCGACCAGTACGACCTGGTCGCCATCACCAACGACATTTACACCAAGGAAGACCAGCGCTTGCTGACCGTGAGCGGCGCCCTCCCCGCCGAGCGCATCATGGGTGTGGAAACCGGCGGCTGCCCGCACACTGCCATCCGCGAAGACTGCTCCATCAACCTTGAGGCCATTGACCGCATGCTGGTGGACTTTCCCAACGCTGACATCGTGTTTGTGGAGAGCGGTGGCGACAATCTGGCCGCCACCTTCAGCCCCGAGCTGAGTGACCTGACCATCTACGTGATCGATGTGGCTGCCGGAGAAAAAATCCCCCGCAAAGGCGGCCCCGGCATCACCAAGAGCGACCTGTTCGTCATCAACAAAACCGACCTCGCCCCCCACGTGGGCGCCAACCTCGACGTGATGCGCGCTGACACCGAGCGCATGCGCAACACCCCCAAGGGCATGAAGCCTTTTGCGATGACCAACCTCAAAGACCTGACCGGCCTGAAGGAGGTGATTGCGTTCATCGAAACCAAAGGCATGCTCAAGGCCGGCTAG
- a CDS encoding MFS transporter: MTTDASLPPLSALFKQQAFVRYWFARIAGIMGNQMLMVAVAWHMYDLTSSAWDLGLVGLFQFVPALVMTLPAGHVADRLHRGRIFAACMALQAGVALTLLSATLGNFASRELILLISVVLGLARAFQMPAQQALVALLVPTNLLGRAVALSSTGMEIAVISGPALGGLLYALGPTNVYICCTTLMVLATGLILAVHYKHKPSNLAASWSTLFAGVRFVWERKLLLGASSLDLFAVLLGGATALLPIYARDILHTGPTGLGFLRAAPAVGALTMSLVITRWPLRRHVGKRLLSAVAVFGLATVLFGLSESFWLSMFALTVTGAADCISVVTRNTLVQLETPDEMRGRVAAVNSIFIGASNQLGEFESGATAAMWGPVGSVVVGGIGTMLVAGLWFKLFPALAHRDHMEPQGSR, from the coding sequence ATGACCACCGACGCATCCCTCCCCCCACTCTCGGCGCTGTTCAAGCAGCAGGCCTTCGTTCGCTATTGGTTCGCCCGCATTGCCGGCATCATGGGCAACCAGATGCTCATGGTGGCAGTCGCGTGGCATATGTACGACCTGACCTCCAGCGCCTGGGACCTCGGGCTCGTGGGGCTGTTTCAGTTTGTGCCGGCACTTGTGATGACCTTGCCCGCCGGGCATGTGGCCGACCGCCTGCACCGAGGCCGTATCTTTGCGGCCTGCATGGCCTTGCAGGCTGGCGTGGCGCTCACGCTGCTGAGCGCCACTTTGGGGAACTTCGCGTCCCGTGAACTCATCCTGCTTATCTCCGTCGTGCTCGGCTTGGCCCGCGCCTTCCAGATGCCGGCCCAGCAAGCCCTGGTGGCGCTGCTGGTCCCGACTAACTTGCTCGGGCGCGCGGTAGCACTCAGCTCCACCGGCATGGAAATCGCGGTCATCAGCGGGCCGGCGCTGGGCGGGCTGCTCTACGCACTAGGGCCCACCAACGTGTACATCTGCTGCACAACGCTGATGGTGCTGGCCACCGGCCTGATTCTGGCGGTGCATTACAAGCACAAACCTTCCAACTTGGCCGCCAGTTGGTCTACCCTGTTTGCCGGCGTGCGCTTTGTGTGGGAACGCAAACTGCTGCTGGGCGCCAGTTCGCTGGACTTGTTTGCGGTGTTGCTGGGTGGCGCGACCGCCTTGCTGCCGATTTATGCGCGCGACATCCTGCACACCGGGCCTACGGGTCTGGGCTTTTTGCGCGCTGCGCCCGCAGTGGGCGCGCTCACCATGTCACTGGTGATCACCCGCTGGCCCTTGCGCCGGCATGTGGGAAAGCGCTTGCTGAGCGCCGTGGCGGTGTTCGGGTTGGCCACCGTGCTGTTCGGCCTGTCCGAATCGTTCTGGTTATCGATGTTCGCCCTCACCGTGACCGGTGCGGCGGACTGCATCAGCGTGGTCACCCGCAATACCTTGGTTCAGCTGGAAACACCCGACGAGATGCGCGGGCGCGTGGCCGCTGTCAACTCCATCTTCATCGGTGCCTCGAATCAATTGGGTGAATTCGAATCGGGCGCCACGGCGGCGATGTGGGGCCCGGTGGGCTCGGTAGTGGTCGGCGGCATAGGCACCATGCTGGTGGCTGGCTTGTGGTTCAAGCTTTTCCCGGCTTTGGCCCACCGCGACCACATGGAGCCCCAAGGCAGTCGGTAA
- a CDS encoding CBS domain-containing protein: MFSVYGTAGQIFRGSLEELGKVAGIRRAARTRRIEALGLNAQDHSPLRFADVLNASAHEAPATDIAHRTALAAYGEVSKPAQIRQPLTRVADIMSHEVVTVPDTSTIEQTWALLNQHGIAQAPVVSAEGVLVGLLTRAELTRAEHLPRADAHALVWRTFLAQSVQEVMWTPVPSVAADTDIRRLARVLLDTGLPGLPVVDEAGAVQGFVSRSDILRAVVADPPLDLWT; encoded by the coding sequence ATGTTTTCGGTTTACGGTACAGCAGGGCAGATATTCCGGGGCTCGCTCGAAGAGTTGGGTAAGGTAGCCGGCATACGCCGCGCTGCACGCACCCGCCGCATCGAAGCGCTGGGGCTGAATGCCCAGGACCATAGTCCTCTGCGCTTTGCCGATGTGCTGAACGCTTCTGCCCATGAAGCGCCTGCCACCGACATCGCGCATCGGACGGCACTGGCGGCCTATGGCGAGGTTAGCAAACCTGCACAGATCCGCCAGCCCTTGACCCGGGTGGCCGACATCATGAGCCACGAGGTGGTGACGGTCCCAGACACCTCCACCATCGAGCAAACCTGGGCGCTGCTCAACCAGCATGGCATTGCGCAGGCCCCCGTGGTGTCTGCAGAGGGTGTTTTGGTAGGGTTGCTCACCCGTGCGGAGTTGACCCGCGCCGAGCACTTGCCCCGGGCCGATGCCCATGCGCTGGTATGGCGCACCTTCTTGGCCCAAAGCGTGCAGGAAGTGATGTGGACCCCGGTGCCCAGCGTGGCCGCTGATACCGACATACGCCGGCTTGCGCGCGTGCTGTTGGATACCGGATTGCCCGGTTTGCCGGTGGTGGACGAGGCGGGTGCGGTGCAGGGCTTCGTGTCCCGCTCCGACATTCTGCGGGCAGTGGTGGCCGACCCGCCACTGGACCTGTGGACTTGA
- the hemW gene encoding radical SAM family heme chaperone HemW, with protein MIPIKPVAEGAAAVQRDIQHYMRPGSLQFSALPPLSLYVHLPWCIKKCPYCDFNSHEQAKDGLQEKRYIDAVIADLEAALPLIWGRNIHSIFIGGGTPSLFSPESIDRLLGDIRARLRLEADCEITMEANPGTFEKDRFKAFRGAGVTRLSIGVQSFNDTHLKALGRVHDRAQALAAVEEAAASFDTFNLDIMYALPGQTQAQLDVDLATALQFQPPHISIYHLTIEPNTYFAKFPPQIPEDDTAYAMLDRITEVTAAAGMDRYEVSAYARQGHRCFHNVNYWQFGDYLGLGAGAHSKLSFAHRVVRQVRFRDPARYMEQALAGHAVAKDDEVARADLPFEYMLNALRLRNGFGLRDFTERTGLAITAIQKGLEEAERKGLIERDFARVRPTVKGFDFLSDLQEIFLSNPD; from the coding sequence ATGATTCCCATCAAGCCCGTTGCCGAGGGCGCTGCCGCGGTGCAGCGCGATATTCAGCACTACATGCGCCCCGGCAGCCTGCAGTTCAGTGCGCTACCGCCTTTGTCTTTGTATGTCCATCTGCCGTGGTGCATCAAGAAGTGTCCTTACTGCGATTTCAATTCGCATGAACAGGCCAAAGATGGCCTTCAAGAGAAGCGCTATATCGACGCTGTCATCGCCGACCTGGAGGCCGCTTTGCCCCTGATCTGGGGGCGCAACATCCACAGCATCTTTATTGGTGGCGGCACGCCCAGCCTGTTTTCGCCGGAGTCCATCGACCGATTGTTGGGCGACATCCGTGCCCGGCTGCGGCTGGAGGCGGACTGCGAGATCACCATGGAGGCCAACCCCGGCACCTTTGAGAAAGACCGTTTCAAGGCTTTCCGTGGCGCGGGCGTGACGCGGCTGTCCATCGGGGTGCAAAGCTTTAACGATACCCACCTGAAAGCCTTGGGCCGGGTGCATGACCGTGCGCAGGCGCTGGCGGCAGTGGAAGAAGCGGCTGCCTCGTTCGACACCTTCAATCTCGACATCATGTACGCCCTGCCGGGGCAGACGCAGGCGCAACTCGATGTTGACCTCGCCACCGCGCTGCAGTTCCAGCCGCCGCACATCTCGATCTACCACCTCACCATCGAGCCCAACACCTACTTCGCCAAGTTCCCGCCGCAAATTCCGGAAGACGACACGGCCTATGCCATGCTGGACCGCATTACCGAGGTCACCGCTGCGGCCGGGATGGACCGGTACGAGGTGTCGGCCTATGCACGCCAAGGACACCGCTGTTTTCACAACGTCAACTACTGGCAGTTTGGCGACTACTTGGGGCTAGGCGCCGGCGCGCACAGCAAGCTCAGCTTTGCACACCGGGTGGTGCGGCAGGTGCGCTTTCGTGACCCGGCCCGCTACATGGAGCAGGCGCTGGCCGGCCACGCAGTGGCGAAAGACGACGAGGTGGCCCGCGCCGATTTGCCGTTTGAGTACATGCTCAATGCCTTGCGCTTGCGCAATGGTTTCGGGCTGCGCGACTTTACCGAGCGCACCGGGCTGGCCATTACCGCCATCCAAAAGGGGCTGGAGGAGGCCGAGCGCAAAGGCCTGATTGAGCGGGACTTTGCCCGCGTGCGTCCGACGGTCAAAGGCTTCGACTTTTTGAGTGACTTGCAGGAAATTTTCCTGTCCAATCCGGACTGA
- a CDS encoding non-canonical purine NTP pyrophosphatase, whose protein sequence is MKIVLASNNQGKLAELNAMFAPLGCELVRQGDLGVPESPEPFRTFIENALAKARNAAQHTGFPALADDAGLCVDAFGGLPGVDTAYYATQFGYSKGDDNNVTALLEQMKDVTNRRAALVSTLVAVRSVDDPEPLIAVGRVVGLIAPEPVGSNGFGFDPVMWIPEFGQTFAQLPVEVKNAHSHRGRAAAAMAALIRSNWLGA, encoded by the coding sequence ATGAAGATTGTTCTTGCATCCAATAACCAAGGCAAGCTCGCCGAGCTCAATGCCATGTTCGCCCCGTTGGGCTGCGAGCTGGTGCGCCAGGGCGACCTCGGCGTGCCCGAGTCGCCCGAGCCGTTTCGTACTTTTATTGAAAACGCGCTGGCCAAGGCGCGCAACGCCGCCCAGCACACCGGCTTTCCCGCGCTGGCAGATGACGCCGGCTTGTGTGTGGACGCCTTTGGCGGATTGCCGGGTGTGGACACAGCCTACTACGCCACCCAGTTCGGTTATTCCAAAGGGGATGACAACAACGTCACAGCCCTGCTGGAGCAAATGAAGGACGTGACCAACCGCCGCGCAGCGCTGGTGAGCACCTTGGTGGCGGTGCGAAGTGTGGACGACCCCGAGCCGCTGATTGCAGTAGGCCGTGTGGTAGGGCTGATTGCGCCTGAGCCGGTGGGCAGCAACGGCTTCGGCTTTGACCCGGTGATGTGGATCCCCGAGTTCGGCCAGACCTTTGCCCAGCTGCCCGTGGAAGTCAAAAACGCCCACAGCCACCGTGGCCGCGCGGCTGCTGCGATGGCTGCATTGATCCGATCCAACTGGCTCGGAGCCTGA
- the rph gene encoding ribonuclease PH → MTAFVRQGARAADALRPVRITRHYTMHAEGSVLIEFGNTKVLCTASVEEKVPPHKRGSGEGWVTAEYGMLPRATHSRSDREAARGKQTGRTQEIQRLIGRSLRAVFDLKKLGERTIQLDCDVIQADGGTRTAAITGAFVAAQDAVNGLLAAGKITETPITSAVAAISVGIVEGTPLLDLEYTEDSACDTDMNVVMTGAGHFVEVQGTAEGVAFTRAEMDQLLTLAEKGVGELMLLQQQALSKQ, encoded by the coding sequence ATGACAGCATTTGTCCGCCAAGGCGCTCGCGCCGCCGATGCACTGCGCCCGGTGCGCATCACCCGCCACTACACCATGCACGCTGAGGGCTCGGTGTTGATTGAGTTCGGCAACACCAAGGTGCTGTGCACCGCGTCGGTCGAAGAAAAAGTACCGCCGCACAAGCGGGGGAGTGGCGAAGGTTGGGTCACTGCCGAATACGGCATGCTGCCCCGTGCCACCCACAGCCGCAGCGACCGCGAGGCTGCCCGCGGCAAGCAAACCGGCCGCACCCAAGAGATTCAGCGGCTGATCGGCCGCTCGCTGCGCGCAGTGTTTGACCTGAAAAAACTGGGCGAGCGCACCATTCAGCTCGATTGCGATGTGATCCAAGCCGACGGCGGCACCCGCACCGCAGCCATCACCGGCGCCTTCGTGGCTGCGCAAGACGCAGTCAATGGCTTGCTGGCCGCTGGCAAGATCACCGAGACGCCTATTACCTCGGCGGTGGCGGCCATCAGCGTGGGCATTGTGGAAGGCACACCCTTGCTGGACCTGGAGTACACCGAAGACTCCGCATGCGACACCGACATGAATGTGGTGATGACCGGTGCCGGCCACTTTGTGGAAGTGCAGGGCACGGCCGAAGGCGTGGCCTTTACCCGCGCCGAGATGGACCAACTGCTGACGCTGGCTGAAAAAGGCGTGGGTGAACTCATGCTGTTGCAGCAGCAGGCACTATCAAAACAATAG
- a CDS encoding PP2C family protein-serine/threonine phosphatase: MKFSVFQISRKGGREKNEDRMGYCYTKSSGLFLLADGMGGHPEGEVASQMALQVISALYQKEAHPELMDVREFFNKAILAAHRQILRYAAERNLPDTPRTTLVAAVLQGGAAHWVHCGDSRLYFVRQGELLARTRDHSYSEQREMERPNGAPAGFNRNVLFTCLGSPTRPVFDVTGPVPLHQGDRIMLCSDGLWGPLQDSDIVYHLSQKPVGESAPDLVEQAMLKGGPHCDNVTVIAMEWETPDSFESTKGTISTDSISEGVFASTVQAAWADSEVDDLDDAAIERSIAEINEAIRRSAARKL; the protein is encoded by the coding sequence ATGAAGTTTTCCGTCTTTCAGATCAGCCGCAAAGGGGGACGCGAGAAAAACGAAGACCGCATGGGCTACTGCTACACCAAGTCGTCCGGCCTGTTTTTGTTGGCGGATGGCATGGGCGGGCACCCGGAGGGCGAAGTCGCGTCCCAGATGGCCTTGCAGGTAATCTCGGCGCTGTACCAGAAAGAAGCGCACCCCGAGCTGATGGATGTGCGCGAGTTTTTCAACAAAGCCATTCTGGCTGCCCACCGCCAAATCCTCCGGTATGCGGCTGAGCGCAACTTGCCGGACACGCCTCGCACAACATTAGTGGCAGCGGTGCTGCAAGGGGGCGCCGCGCATTGGGTGCACTGCGGTGATTCGCGTTTGTACTTTGTGCGCCAGGGCGAGCTGCTTGCCCGCACGCGGGACCATTCCTACTCTGAACAGCGCGAGATGGAGCGTCCCAACGGCGCACCGGCAGGCTTTAACCGTAACGTGTTGTTCACCTGCCTGGGTTCACCGACCCGCCCGGTGTTTGATGTGACCGGACCGGTGCCCTTGCACCAGGGCGACCGCATCATGCTGTGCTCAGACGGCCTGTGGGGGCCTTTGCAGGACAGCGATATCGTCTATCACCTGTCCCAGAAGCCGGTGGGTGAGTCTGCCCCTGATCTGGTGGAGCAGGCCATGCTCAAGGGCGGGCCCCATTGCGATAACGTGACCGTGATCGCGATGGAGTGGGAGACACCGGACAGCTTCGAGTCCACCAAGGGCACGATCTCGACCGACAGCATCAGCGAAGGCGTGTTTGCCTCCACAGTCCAAGCCGCGTGGGCGGACTCGGAGGTGGATGACTTGGACGACGCGGCCATTGAGCGTTCGATCGCCGAGATCAACGAAGCCATTCGCCGCTCGGCTGCCCGCAAGCTTTGA
- a CDS encoding serine/threonine protein kinase, whose product MSKVKPAPLPPDTMIGGYRIIRKVAAGGFGLVYLALDSEGQQVAVKEYLPSSLATRAPGELLPQVQSEKLSLYRLGLKSFFEEGRSLAQISHPSVVSVLNFFRENETVYMVMNYLEGAALQDFIVTARDQKKSKVFRESTIRSLFDEILRGLRIVHQHKMLHLDIKPANIFITDDNRSVLIDFGAAREVLSKEGNFIRPMYTPGFAAPEMYRRDASMGPWTDIYAIGACIYACMQGYPPNEAPQRLEKDRITTSLARLRGVYSDNLIEVVEWCMSLDPLSRPQSVFALQKELSREGERRYTKLTVTEKVRMQFDSMVSETKKTVMGGATAPVAGKPK is encoded by the coding sequence ATGTCCAAGGTCAAGCCAGCGCCACTCCCCCCCGATACCATGATAGGCGGCTACCGCATCATCCGCAAAGTGGCGGCAGGCGGTTTTGGGCTGGTCTATCTGGCTCTGGATTCCGAGGGGCAGCAAGTGGCGGTCAAGGAATACCTGCCCTCCTCTCTGGCTACCCGTGCCCCCGGCGAACTGCTACCCCAGGTGCAGTCCGAAAAGCTGTCGCTGTACCGCCTGGGCCTGAAAAGCTTTTTTGAAGAAGGTCGCTCGCTCGCGCAGATCTCTCATCCTTCCGTGGTGAGTGTGTTGAATTTTTTTCGCGAGAATGAAACCGTTTACATGGTCATGAACTACCTGGAAGGTGCCGCCCTTCAGGACTTCATCGTGACTGCGCGTGACCAGAAAAAGAGCAAGGTGTTCCGCGAGTCCACCATCCGTTCTCTGTTTGATGAAATCCTGCGCGGATTGCGCATCGTGCACCAGCACAAGATGCTGCACCTGGACATCAAGCCTGCCAATATTTTCATTACCGACGACAACCGCTCCGTGTTGATCGACTTCGGCGCCGCACGCGAAGTGCTGAGCAAAGAAGGCAACTTCATCCGCCCGATGTACACCCCGGGCTTTGCAGCCCCTGAGATGTACCGGCGCGACGCTTCCATGGGGCCGTGGACAGACATTTACGCCATTGGCGCCTGTATTTATGCCTGCATGCAGGGCTATCCGCCCAATGAAGCGCCCCAGCGCCTGGAGAAAGACCGTATCACCACCTCATTGGCGCGGCTGCGTGGTGTGTATTCCGACAATTTGATCGAGGTGGTCGAATGGTGCATGTCGCTGGACCCATTGTCGCGTCCGCAGTCTGTGTTTGCCTTGCAAAAGGAGTTGTCGCGCGAGGGTGAACGCCGCTACACCAAGCTCACCGTGACCGAGAAGGTGCGCATGCAATTTGACTCCATGGTGTCGGAAACCAAAAAAACCGTGATGGGCGGGGCCACCGCTCCCGTGGCAGGTAAGCCGAAATGA
- a CDS encoding YicC/YloC family endoribonuclease, whose protein sequence is MPVYSMTGYASAQHSTATTAPEGESRTQPVTQLGLEVRSVNSRFLDLTFRLPEDLRQFEPVLRELLGSKLKRGKVEVRASVETTSATNIPDPTPKLLQKLNATQDSIRAWLPTANPLSVADVIRLAAAEQGTSRDWSADVMPLAEKVLKELLSARQREGARLATMLLGHIAQLRTLAEQAGPLVPKLVEQQRLRFMERWKEAMALTEGATLPEAAQDRALTEATAFAIRIDVAEEITRLNSHLDELERLIKKGGEIGKRLDFLIQELHREANTLGSKSAALELTHISVDMKVLIEQMREQVQNIE, encoded by the coding sequence ATGCCAGTTTACAGCATGACCGGCTATGCCAGTGCACAGCACAGCACAGCCACCACCGCCCCTGAAGGCGAATCCCGGACCCAACCCGTCACCCAGCTCGGCCTGGAGGTGCGTTCGGTCAACAGCCGTTTTCTCGACCTCACCTTCCGTCTCCCCGAAGACCTGCGCCAGTTTGAACCCGTGTTGCGCGAGCTATTGGGAAGCAAACTCAAGCGCGGCAAGGTGGAAGTGCGCGCCTCGGTGGAGACCACTAGCGCGACCAACATCCCCGACCCCACCCCCAAACTGCTGCAAAAGCTCAACGCGACCCAGGACAGCATCCGGGCCTGGCTACCCACGGCCAACCCCTTGAGCGTGGCCGACGTGATCCGCCTGGCCGCCGCCGAGCAAGGCACCAGCCGAGACTGGAGTGCCGACGTGATGCCCTTGGCGGAAAAAGTATTGAAAGAGCTGCTGAGCGCACGCCAGCGCGAAGGGGCCCGCCTGGCCACCATGCTGCTGGGCCACATCGCCCAGTTGCGCACCTTGGCCGAGCAGGCCGGGCCCTTGGTGCCCAAGCTGGTGGAACAGCAACGCCTGCGCTTCATGGAGCGCTGGAAAGAGGCCATGGCCCTGACCGAAGGCGCCACGCTGCCGGAAGCTGCCCAGGACCGCGCCCTGACAGAGGCCACGGCCTTCGCGATACGCATTGATGTGGCGGAGGAAATCACCCGACTGAACTCCCACCTGGATGAGCTAGAGCGACTGATCAAGAAAGGCGGGGAAATCGGCAAGCGGCTGGACTTCCTGATTCAGGAACTGCACCGGGAAGCCAACACCTTGGGCTCCAAATCCGCCGCGCTGGAGCTGACGCACATCTCCGTGGACATGAAGGTTTTGATTGAACAGATGCGTGAACAGGTCCAGAACATAGAATAA